From Anomalospiza imberbis isolate Cuckoo-Finch-1a 21T00152 chromosome 6, ASM3175350v1, whole genome shotgun sequence, one genomic window encodes:
- the PPP4R3A gene encoding serine/threonine-protein phosphatase 4 regulatory subunit 3A, which yields MTDTRRRVKVYTLNEDRQWDDRGTGHVSSCYVERLKGMSLLVRAESDGSLLLESKINPNTAYQKQQDTLIVWSEAENYDLALSFQEKAGCDEIWEKICQVQGKDPSVDITQDLVDESEEERFDDMSSPGLELPSCELSRLEEIAELVASSLPSPLRREKLALALENEGYIKKLLEIFHVCEDLENMEGLHHLYEIIKGIFLLNRTALFEVMFSEECIMDVIGCLEYDPSLSQSRKHREFLTKTAKFKEVIPISDPELKQKIHQTYRVQYIQDMVLPTPSVFEENMLSTLHSFIFFNKVEIVGMLQEDEKFLTDLFAQLTDEATDEEKRQELVNFLKEFCAFSQTLQPQNRDAFFKTLSNMGILPALEVILGMDDAQVRSAATDIFSYLVEYNPSMVREFVMQEAQQNDDDILLINLIIEHMICDTDPELGGAVLLMGLLRTLVDPENMLATANKTEKTEFLGFFYKHCMHVLTAPLLANTTEDKPSKDDFQTAQLLALILELLTFCVEHHTYHIKNYIINKDILRRVLVLMASKHAFLALCALRFKRKIIGLKDEFYNRYIMKSFLFEPVVKAFLNNGSRYNLMNSAIIEMFEFIRVEDIKSLTAHVIENYWKALEDVDYVQTFKGLKLRFEQQRERQDNPKLDSMRSILRNHRYRRDARTLEDEEEMWFNTDEDDMEDGEAVVPPSDKPKNDEDIMDPISKFMERKKLKESEEKEVLLKTNLSGRQSPSFKLSFSSGTKSNLTSQSSASNLPGSPGSPGSPGSPGSPGSVSKSTSQMAAITTKGGLVGLVDYPDDDEEDDEDEDKEETLPLSKKAKLESS from the exons gctCTCTTCTTTTGGAGTCCAAAATTAATCCAAACACTGCGTACCAGAAGCAACAG GATACCTTGATTGTGTGGTCTGAAGCTGAAAATTATGATTTGGCACTTAGCTTTCAAGAAAAAGCAGGTTGTGATgaaatatgggaaaaaatatgTCAG GTTCAAGGCAAAGACCCATCTGTTGATATTACTCAGGATCTTGTTGATGAATCTGAGGAGGAGCGCTTTGATGATATGTCATCACCAGGTCTAGAATTGCCATCCTGTGAACTCAGCCGACTAGAAGAAATTGCAGAACTCGTGGCATCTTCACTGCCTTCACCCTTACGTCGTGAAAAACTCGCACTAGCACTGGAAAATGAGGGTTACATTAAGAAGCTTTTAGAAATTTTTCATGTGTGCGAAGACTTGGAGAACATGGAAGGACTACACCACTTATACGAAATTATTAAGGGaattttccttttgaacagAACTGCACTTTTTGAAGTCATGTTTTCCGAGGAATGTATAATGGATGTAATTGGATGCCTAGAATATGATCCGTCTTTATCACAGTCACGGAAACACAGGGAATTTCTGACTAAAACAGCAAAATTTAAAGAGGTGATACCTATATCGGATCCTGAGCTGAAGCAAAAAATACATCAGACATACAGAGTACAGTATATTCAAGATATGGTCCTACCCACTCCCTCAGTTTTTGAGGAAAATATGCTATCAACACTTCAttctttcatcttttttaataaagtggAAATAGTTGGCATGTTACAG GAAGATGAAAAATTTCTGACAGACTTGTTTGCACAACTAACAGATGAAGCCACAGATGAGGAGAAAAGACAGGAATTG GTAAATTTTCTGAAAGAGTTTTGTGCATTCTCACAAACACTGCAACCTCAAAACAGAGATGCATTTTTCAAAACTTTGTCAAATATGGGCATACTGCCTGCGCTAGAAGTCATATTG GGTATGGATGATGCACAAGTACGAAGTGCAGCCACTGATATATTCTCGTATTTGGTTGAATATAACCCATCCATGGTACGAGAATTTGTCATGCAGGAAGCGCAGCAGAATGATGAT GATATATTACTCATTAACCTCATTATAGAGCACATGATTTGTGACACAGATCCAGAACTTGGAGGAGCAGTGCTACTCATGGGTTTGCTCCGTACTTTAGTTGATCCAGAAAATATGCTTGCCACTGCCAAT aaaacagaaaagacagaATTCTTGGGTTTCTTCTACAAACATTGTATGCATGTTCTGACAGCCCCTTTATTGGCCAATACTACAGAGGACAAGCCTAGCAAAG ATGATTTTCAGACAGCCCAACTCTTGGCATTAATACTGGAATTGCTAACTTTCTGTGTAGAACATCATACCTATCACATAAAAAACTACATTATTAACAAAGATATCCTGCGAAGGGTCCTCGTTCTCATGGCCTCAAAGCACGCTTTCTTGGCGTTGT GTGCCCTTCGTTTCAAGAGAAAGATAATTGGGCTAAAAGATGAATTCTACAACCGTTACATAATGAAAAGTTTTTTGTTTGAACCCGTGGTCAAAGCATTTCTAAATAATGGTTCCCGTTATAATCTGATGAACTCTGCCATAATAGAGATGTTTGAATTTATCAGAGTG GAAGATATAAAATCATTAACGGCTCATGTAATTGAAAATTACTGGAAGGCTCTGGAAGATGTAGATTATGTGCAGACATTCAAAGGACTGAAACTACGATTTGAACAGCAAAGGGAAAGACAAGATAATCCAAAACTTGACAG CATGCGCTCCATTTTGAGAAACCACAGGTACAGAAGGGATGCAAGAACcctggaggatgaggaggaaatGTGGTTTAATACTGATGAGGATGATATGGAAGATGGAGAGGCAGTGGTGCCCCCTTCTGACAAGCCTAAAAATGATGAGGATATTATGGACCCTATCAGCAAattcatggaaagaaaaaaat tgaaAGAGAGTGAAGAAAAGGAAGTTCTTCTGAAAACTAACCTTTCAGGTCGTCAGAGCCCAAGTTTCAAGCTTTCTTTTTCTAGTGGTACAAAATCTAACCTCACCAGCCAGTCATCTGCAAGTAATCTGCCTGGATCTCCTGGGTCCCCTGGGTCTCCAGGGTCCCCTGGCTCACCTGGATCAGTTTCTAAAAGCACATCTCAGATGGCAGCTATTACAACTAAG GGAGGCCTCGTTGGGCTTGTAGATTATCCtgatgatgatgaagaggatgatgaagatgaagataAAGAGGAAACTTTACCTTTGTCAAAGAAAGCAAAGCTTGAGTCATCATAA